One window of the Streptomyces sp. TS71-3 genome contains the following:
- a CDS encoding Lrp/AsnC family transcriptional regulator, translating into MISRRTVPGQAQGAPAPRRAVPGRAPGHAPGHAPGYDALDRIDRALLRLLAQDSRASYQELGKAVRLSANATAERVRRLRRGGVIRAYTLEIEPAALGQNLRAMTSVKLRDDIRRVEFEARLAAVPQVVAAFHTTGQYDYELTIDCVDPSELEFVVGRLKEEAGVRDANSRLVLSEVPLDPLRVLEPQDTSAEP; encoded by the coding sequence ATGATTTCTCGACGGACGGTTCCTGGACAGGCCCAGGGCGCTCCCGCTCCCCGCCGCGCGGTTCCCGGACGCGCACCGGGCCACGCCCCCGGACACGCCCCTGGATACGACGCACTGGACCGGATCGACCGGGCTCTGCTGCGGCTGCTCGCACAGGACAGCCGTGCCTCCTACCAGGAGCTGGGCAAGGCGGTGCGGCTCAGCGCCAACGCCACGGCCGAACGGGTCCGCAGGCTGCGCCGCGGCGGTGTCATCCGGGCCTACACCCTGGAGATCGAGCCTGCCGCGCTCGGCCAGAACCTGCGCGCGATGACCAGCGTCAAGCTCCGCGACGACATCAGGCGCGTGGAGTTCGAAGCCCGCCTCGCCGCCGTTCCCCAGGTCGTCGCCGCCTTCCACACCACCGGGCAGTACGACTACGAGCTCACCATCGACTGCGTCGATCCCAGCGAGCTGGAGTTCGTGGTGGGCAGGCTGAAGGAGGAGGCAGGCGTCCGGGACGCCAACAGCCGCCTCGTACTCAGCGAGGTTCCCCTGGATCCGCTGCGCGTCCTGGAGCCGCAGGACACCTCCGCCGAGCCGTAG
- a CDS encoding CDP-glycerol glycerophosphotransferase family protein: protein MQPRLSVVVSIHNAAEYLTECLESIAGQTLSCFEAVLVDDGSTDDSARVAEEFAARDPRFRLVRKKHTGVSAARNRGVRETPRTVDFLAFADGNDVIPHDAYDRLIASLDTTGSAFAVGNVWQLGKHGRRQEPGYHWLTESRARTHITRTPRLLADRTARNKVFRRAFWDRHALSFPEGRQYASTRVTIPAHFLAGSVDLLREHVSYQRAGQGAGAARHADAKAVRDRIAACEHISRFLAVQQPAHREAYDASCLRGDLVPFLEALPSAGRAYREAFLAAAPEFVARAAPAALDSLPAGLRVKWYLVRERRLSELLELLTSGPGDDTAFQIRGRLLRHASFPLAGAGGGRAASGTSGAGTASGSGQVQGQPGSVAHGSEEAGETVTRLARAELDGVARAREITWDGDGRIVIRGYAYIRNLEAAKPNRSVRTGVLVSVRDQGLPGIRSVPGGQGLRGVPRVRLVPTRTVPDPAATAESGQRLHCYDQAGFEMSVDPSKLRAAGRWRPGVWSLGVLIAAHGTVRHAPVRPAGAAAAQWIVRDLDDIPSAGPVSRRDAGRLRLELGWDAGGLTLSIVAHPVRVEAHHREGDDVVFAGRVFDDGVQALRLSRPEGPDGTGSGMLIEAPLTPEDGRFRLRVPLAQLATVPAPVHRAPKEVPPPCAEVWRADLVMADGGLAAPAAVPGLPPGRYALGDGRELVATADDRGLLRIELTRRPIADTVLWADDGTLTISGTASAGAGTGGGPGGGPGAEAGRDAASASGTPSGVPDAELVLRHAVLDEEVTVPLVRVPQGAAPDVLPGAVDSGSAPRETVPDGTEAEAQSETEPDPEPKASADPEPPTAGPPAPGPRELLTTGAQAPSTPPTPTPPAHGERFSATLDPGGDLLGEGHWYAYVRERAPKQTPAPGPEPDPESAPEQAPEPGTAPDAPPATGPAEYPLRVLAPLAAALPAHRTCRNRPCAVYRAQGDHLVVEAGPVLPAAERGPYARHRLRTAHYPRQREEPLREAVLYTAGRADDSLRAVHEELVRRGTDVEHLWVTRDPREQVPPAARAVPEHGSDWYEALARCRRIIASEHLPEWFERRDGQTVVQTWHGVPLKRIGADLAGSRYADHAHIEALPRLAAQWSVLVAPNRFAISRLCGALGYDGELLQAGSPRNDVLFSPDREKTAERVRTALGIEPGRRVVLYAPTYRDHYGWLDTGGPDGSAGPADSAYAQDSYRQGPSTQSPSTQSPYTQSPYTQGPYTQSPYTQGPYTKGAYAEGVHGPEHGARTGGEAVFRYGYEPAFDFHAAERALGEDHVLLVRRHPLASGRLPGARAPFVHDVTRHPHAGELLLIADVLVTDYSSLMFDFAHTGRPMLFHTYDLEHYRDTVRGFTLDFETRAPGPLLTSTDEVLTALRDLDALTERHADAYAAFRDAYCDLDDGQAAARVADRLMR from the coding sequence GTGCAGCCGCGTCTCAGCGTCGTCGTGTCGATCCACAACGCAGCGGAGTACCTGACGGAGTGCCTGGAGTCGATCGCCGGGCAGACCCTGTCGTGCTTCGAGGCGGTGCTCGTCGACGACGGTTCCACCGACGACAGCGCGCGGGTCGCGGAGGAGTTCGCCGCCCGTGACCCGCGCTTCCGCCTGGTGCGCAAGAAGCACACCGGAGTGAGCGCCGCGCGCAACCGCGGCGTGCGCGAGACCCCCCGCACCGTCGACTTCCTGGCCTTCGCCGACGGGAACGACGTCATCCCCCACGACGCCTACGACCGCCTGATCGCCAGCCTGGACACCACCGGCTCGGCCTTCGCGGTCGGCAACGTCTGGCAGCTCGGCAAGCACGGCCGCCGCCAGGAGCCCGGGTACCACTGGCTCACCGAGAGCCGGGCACGTACCCACATCACCCGCACCCCCCGGCTGCTCGCGGACCGCACCGCCCGGAACAAGGTGTTCCGCCGCGCGTTCTGGGACCGGCACGCGCTCTCGTTCCCCGAGGGCAGGCAGTACGCGTCGACCCGGGTGACGATCCCGGCGCACTTCCTCGCCGGGTCCGTCGACCTGCTCCGGGAGCACGTCTCGTACCAGCGGGCGGGGCAGGGCGCGGGCGCCGCGCGGCACGCCGACGCGAAGGCGGTACGGGACCGGATCGCGGCGTGCGAGCACATCAGCCGCTTCCTCGCCGTGCAGCAGCCCGCGCACCGGGAGGCGTACGACGCGTCCTGCCTGCGGGGCGACCTCGTGCCGTTCCTGGAGGCGCTGCCGTCGGCCGGGCGCGCGTACCGGGAGGCGTTCCTCGCGGCGGCGCCGGAGTTCGTGGCCCGCGCGGCGCCCGCGGCGCTCGACAGCCTGCCCGCCGGGCTGCGCGTGAAGTGGTACCTGGTGCGCGAGCGGCGGCTGTCCGAGCTGCTGGAGCTGCTCACGTCGGGCCCCGGCGACGACACCGCGTTCCAGATCCGCGGCCGGCTCCTGCGGCACGCGTCCTTCCCGCTGGCCGGCGCGGGGGGCGGGCGCGCGGCGAGCGGGACGAGCGGGGCGGGGACGGCGTCCGGTTCGGGGCAGGTCCAGGGACAACCGGGCAGCGTGGCCCACGGGTCCGAGGAGGCCGGCGAGACGGTGACCCGGCTGGCACGGGCCGAACTGGACGGGGTCGCGCGGGCCCGCGAGATCACCTGGGACGGCGACGGGCGCATCGTCATCAGGGGCTACGCCTACATCCGCAACCTCGAAGCCGCCAAGCCCAACCGGTCCGTCAGGACGGGCGTCCTCGTCTCGGTACGGGACCAGGGTCTGCCGGGGATCCGGAGCGTGCCGGGCGGGCAGGGGCTGCGGGGCGTGCCGCGGGTCCGGCTGGTGCCCACAAGAACCGTTCCCGACCCGGCCGCCACGGCCGAGTCCGGGCAGCGGCTGCACTGCTACGACCAGGCCGGCTTCGAGATGTCCGTGGACCCGTCGAAGCTCAGGGCCGCGGGCCGCTGGCGGCCCGGCGTCTGGTCGCTGGGCGTGCTGATCGCCGCGCACGGGACCGTGCGCCACGCCCCCGTCCGCCCCGCGGGCGCCGCGGCCGCGCAGTGGATCGTGCGCGATCTGGACGACATCCCCAGCGCCGGGCCGGTCAGCAGGCGCGACGCCGGGCGGCTCCGTCTCGAACTGGGCTGGGACGCGGGCGGCCTGACGCTGAGCATCGTCGCCCACCCGGTCCGCGTCGAGGCCCACCACCGCGAGGGAGATGACGTGGTGTTCGCCGGGCGGGTCTTCGACGATGGCGTCCAGGCGCTCCGGCTGTCCCGCCCCGAGGGCCCGGACGGAACCGGAAGCGGAATGCTGATCGAGGCACCGCTCACCCCTGAGGACGGCCGTTTCCGCCTACGGGTCCCGCTCGCCCAGCTGGCGACCGTGCCGGCGCCGGTGCACCGCGCCCCCAAGGAGGTGCCGCCGCCGTGCGCGGAGGTCTGGCGGGCCGACCTGGTCATGGCGGACGGCGGCCTGGCCGCTCCGGCCGCCGTGCCCGGCCTCCCGCCCGGACGGTACGCCCTGGGCGACGGCCGCGAGCTGGTCGCCACGGCGGACGACCGCGGGCTGCTCCGGATCGAGCTGACCCGCCGCCCGATCGCCGACACGGTCCTCTGGGCGGACGACGGCACGCTGACGATCAGCGGGACGGCGTCGGCGGGGGCCGGCACGGGCGGCGGGCCGGGCGGCGGGCCGGGTGCGGAGGCCGGTCGGGATGCCGCCTCCGCGTCCGGCACCCCGTCCGGGGTCCCGGACGCGGAGCTGGTGCTCCGGCACGCCGTGCTCGACGAGGAGGTGACGGTGCCTCTGGTGAGGGTGCCGCAGGGCGCGGCCCCCGACGTGCTCCCTGGGGCAGTCGATTCGGGGAGCGCCCCCAGGGAGACCGTTCCGGACGGTACGGAGGCCGAGGCGCAATCGGAAACGGAACCAGATCCGGAACCCAAGGCCAGCGCCGATCCCGAACCCCCCACAGCCGGCCCGCCCGCGCCCGGACCGCGCGAACTGCTCACGACCGGAGCACAGGCACCGTCGACCCCGCCCACACCCACACCCCCGGCCCACGGCGAGCGCTTCTCGGCAACGCTGGACCCCGGCGGGGACCTGCTGGGCGAGGGCCACTGGTACGCGTACGTACGCGAGCGGGCGCCGAAGCAGACACCGGCTCCGGGGCCGGAACCGGACCCGGAGTCGGCACCGGAGCAGGCGCCGGAACCGGGCACGGCCCCCGACGCACCCCCGGCCACCGGACCCGCCGAGTACCCCCTGCGCGTCCTCGCCCCGCTGGCCGCGGCACTCCCGGCCCACCGCACCTGCCGGAACCGGCCGTGCGCGGTGTACCGCGCGCAGGGCGACCACCTCGTCGTGGAGGCGGGTCCGGTGCTGCCCGCGGCCGAACGGGGCCCGTACGCCCGGCACCGGCTGCGTACCGCGCACTACCCGCGGCAGCGCGAGGAACCGCTGCGGGAGGCGGTGCTCTACACCGCGGGCCGCGCCGACGACTCGCTGCGCGCGGTGCACGAGGAGCTGGTGCGGCGCGGGACCGATGTCGAGCACCTGTGGGTCACCCGGGACCCGCGGGAGCAGGTGCCGCCCGCGGCGCGCGCCGTGCCGGAGCACGGCTCCGACTGGTACGAGGCGCTGGCGCGGTGCCGCCGGATCATCGCCTCGGAGCACCTGCCGGAGTGGTTCGAGCGCCGGGACGGCCAGACGGTCGTCCAGACCTGGCACGGCGTCCCGCTCAAGCGGATCGGTGCCGACCTCGCGGGCAGCCGGTACGCGGACCACGCGCACATCGAGGCGCTGCCGCGCCTGGCGGCGCAGTGGAGCGTGCTGGTCGCCCCCAACCGGTTCGCGATCAGCCGGCTCTGCGGCGCGCTCGGCTACGACGGCGAGCTGCTCCAGGCGGGTTCACCGCGCAACGACGTCCTCTTCTCGCCGGACCGGGAGAAGACCGCCGAGCGGGTGCGGACGGCGCTGGGCATCGAGCCGGGACGGCGGGTGGTGCTGTACGCGCCGACGTACCGGGACCACTACGGGTGGCTGGACACCGGCGGACCGGACGGTTCCGCCGGCCCCGCGGACAGCGCGTACGCGCAAGACTCGTACAGGCAAGGCCCGTCCACGCAAAGCCCGTCCACGCAAAGCCCCTACACGCAAAGCCCGTACACGCAAGGCCCCTACACGCAAAGCCCGTACACGCAAGGCCCCTACACGAAAGGCGCGTACGCGGAGGGCGTGCACGGCCCGGAGCACGGCGCCCGGACCGGCGGTGAGGCGGTGTTCCGTTACGGCTACGAGCCGGCCTTCGACTTCCACGCCGCGGAGCGCGCGCTCGGCGAGGACCACGTGCTGCTGGTGCGCAGGCACCCGCTGGCGTCGGGCCGGCTGCCCGGGGCGCGCGCCCCGTTCGTCCACGACGTCACCCGCCACCCGCACGCCGGGGAGCTGCTGCTGATCGCGGACGTCCTGGTCACGGACTACTCGTCGCTGATGTTCGACTTCGCGCACACGGGCCGTCCGATGCTGTTCCACACCTACGACCTGGAGCACTACCGGGACACGGTGCGCGGCTTCACGCTGGACTTCGAGACCCGCGCGCCCGGCCCCCTGCTCACCTCCACGGACGAGGTCCTGACGGCACTGCGCGACCTGGACGCCCTCACCGAACGCCACGCCGACGCGTACGCCGCGTTCCGTGACGCCTACTGCGACCTGGACGACGGCCAAGCGGCGGCCCGGGTCGCGGACCGGCTGATGCGCTGA
- a CDS encoding DUF5753 domain-containing protein: MLHPDVHAQQPDKEKPMPPRPNPTARQMRLGTELRKMREAAGATAREAAQILGSGSAQLSHLEAGRFGVSEQRIRRLAAHYACDDAAYVDALVAMAAERGKGWWEEYRGIMAPSGPDLAELEHHALSIRTFEMAHIPGLLQTEDHMRAAFRFVSPGWPPEELDSFIEFRLERQKIITGEHGKPFDAVVHEAALRIRVGGCKVAQAQLARILTLSEAVHVTLRVVPFDSEAFAGAGHSMLYACGPVPQLDTVQIDTGHGAFFVDAEARLNQYRQRYTRIESTALDPRASRDLIMRISHEP; encoded by the coding sequence ATGCTTCACCCGGACGTGCACGCTCAACAGCCAGACAAGGAAAAGCCGATGCCGCCCAGACCAAACCCCACGGCACGCCAGATGCGCCTCGGCACCGAGCTGCGCAAGATGCGGGAGGCGGCGGGCGCCACCGCCCGCGAGGCGGCACAGATCCTCGGCTCCGGCTCGGCCCAGCTCAGCCACCTGGAAGCGGGCCGCTTCGGCGTCAGCGAGCAGCGGATCCGCCGCTTGGCGGCGCATTATGCGTGCGACGACGCTGCTTACGTGGATGCGTTGGTGGCCATGGCCGCGGAGAGGGGTAAGGGGTGGTGGGAGGAGTATCGGGGGATCATGGCCCCATCAGGGCCGGACCTTGCCGAACTTGAGCATCACGCCCTCAGCATCCGCACCTTCGAGATGGCCCACATCCCGGGACTCCTCCAGACAGAGGATCACATGCGGGCAGCTTTTCGCTTCGTCTCGCCCGGCTGGCCGCCAGAGGAGCTGGACAGCTTCATCGAGTTCCGTCTGGAACGACAGAAGATCATCACAGGAGAGCACGGAAAGCCGTTCGATGCAGTGGTTCACGAGGCCGCCCTGCGGATCCGCGTCGGAGGCTGCAAGGTTGCCCAGGCCCAATTGGCCCGCATTCTCACGCTGTCGGAAGCAGTTCACGTGACGTTGCGCGTCGTTCCTTTCGACAGCGAGGCATTTGCAGGAGCTGGCCACTCCATGCTGTACGCATGCGGACCCGTGCCCCAGTTGGACACCGTGCAGATCGACACTGGACACGGCGCGTTCTTCGTCGATGCAGAGGCGCGCCTCAACCAAT
- a CDS encoding CDP-glycerol glycerophosphotransferase family protein translates to MPRFSVIVPVFKVQGYLRACLDSVLGQSFTDVEVIAVDDRSPDGCGTILDEYAAREPRLKVLHLPENVGLGRARNAGMPHATGDYVLFLDSDDAYTPGLLAAADDRLAATGDPDILCFDHVRTHWWGTSGRSASADLLEQAGTDTLRIRSNPEYLKLFLVAWNKAYRRDFYLAHDFAYAPGLYEDAPVTYRAMVTAERIACLDRVGVEYRQRRQGAITRTPGRKHFDIFAQYDRLFAEVDARPELAWSRPLLFERALDHMLFTLGRPERVTAEDREEFWAQAADFHRRTRPPRFPLPGGLRGAEMRLLANAPFSAYRALHRLNAARGAVLQDGPRRVREALTARAAGRWYAQRLRRPLDPRLAVYASGHHQGMSGDPAAIYARARELAPQVRGVWVVHPEAAERLPADVERVTVGSRRYYDVMARATYWVNNVNWPGSLVKRPGAVHVQTHLGTPLKYMALDLLDRPGARYGFDVRAMLRRADRWDVSLTAGRYAEEVWQRAYPCHYRSLRSGSPRNDVLVRGDDARAAAVRRRLGIPDGAQVVLYAPTPRDYRRGRYVERLDLERLAAALGPERRLVLRLHPSLADHPARAMVPRDLQRRGLLVDATEEPSVEDLMLASDALVTDYSALMFDYVLLDRPVVVHADDWAAYRAVRGAYFDVTAEPPGHVTYTVEELAELFATGAWRDAESARRRAAFRDRFCEYEDGRAAERVVRQVLLGEPEPARGRGSFLVPGAPMTVTPMAGASGADVDSAALGGTAGADASGGRSASGGQTASGERTASRGQTASGAPDPDGTVMPGAPAADGTDVSGAPGVDGAGAAPLGDAVSGAGDR, encoded by the coding sequence GTGCCCCGTTTCAGCGTCATCGTCCCCGTCTTCAAGGTCCAGGGGTATCTGCGCGCCTGCCTGGACTCGGTGCTGGGCCAGTCGTTCACGGACGTGGAGGTGATCGCCGTCGACGACCGCTCGCCGGACGGCTGCGGCACCATCCTCGACGAGTACGCCGCCCGCGAGCCGCGTCTCAAGGTGCTGCACCTGCCGGAGAACGTCGGCCTCGGCCGCGCCCGCAACGCCGGCATGCCGCACGCCACCGGCGACTACGTGCTCTTCCTCGACAGCGACGACGCCTACACGCCCGGCCTCCTCGCCGCCGCCGACGACCGGCTCGCCGCCACCGGCGACCCCGACATCCTCTGCTTCGACCACGTCCGCACCCACTGGTGGGGCACCAGCGGGCGCAGCGCCTCCGCGGACCTGCTGGAGCAGGCCGGCACGGACACCCTGCGGATCCGGTCGAACCCGGAGTACCTGAAGCTGTTCCTGGTCGCCTGGAACAAGGCGTACCGCCGCGACTTCTACCTGGCGCACGACTTCGCCTACGCGCCCGGCCTCTACGAGGACGCGCCGGTGACGTACCGGGCGATGGTCACCGCGGAGCGCATCGCCTGCCTGGACCGGGTCGGCGTGGAGTACCGGCAGCGGCGGCAGGGCGCGATCACCCGCACCCCGGGCCGCAAGCACTTCGACATCTTCGCGCAGTACGACCGGCTCTTCGCCGAGGTGGACGCGAGGCCCGAGCTGGCCTGGTCCCGGCCGCTGCTGTTCGAGCGGGCGCTGGACCACATGCTGTTCACGCTGGGCAGGCCGGAGCGGGTCACGGCGGAGGACCGCGAGGAGTTCTGGGCGCAGGCCGCGGACTTCCACCGCCGGACGCGGCCCCCGCGCTTCCCCCTGCCGGGCGGGCTGCGCGGCGCCGAGATGCGGCTGCTGGCGAACGCCCCGTTCTCCGCCTACCGGGCGCTGCACCGCCTGAACGCCGCCCGGGGCGCGGTGCTCCAGGACGGCCCGCGCCGCGTCCGCGAGGCGCTGACCGCGCGCGCCGCCGGCCGCTGGTACGCGCAGCGGCTGCGCCGCCCGCTCGACCCCCGGCTCGCGGTGTACGCGTCGGGCCACCACCAGGGCATGTCGGGCGATCCCGCGGCGATCTACGCGCGCGCCCGTGAGCTCGCCCCGCAGGTACGCGGCGTGTGGGTGGTGCACCCGGAGGCGGCGGAGCGGCTGCCGGCGGACGTGGAGCGGGTCACCGTCGGCTCCCGGCGCTACTACGACGTGATGGCCCGCGCCACGTACTGGGTGAACAACGTCAACTGGCCCGGCAGCCTGGTCAAACGGCCCGGTGCCGTGCACGTCCAGACCCATCTCGGCACCCCGCTCAAGTACATGGCGCTCGACCTGCTGGACCGGCCGGGCGCGCGGTACGGCTTCGACGTGCGCGCGATGCTGCGGCGCGCCGACCGCTGGGACGTCAGCCTGACCGCGGGCCGGTACGCCGAGGAGGTCTGGCAGCGCGCCTACCCCTGCCACTACCGCTCGCTGCGCTCCGGCAGCCCCCGCAACGACGTGCTGGTGCGCGGCGACGACGCCCGCGCCGCCGCCGTCCGCCGGCGCCTCGGGATCCCGGACGGCGCTCAGGTGGTGCTGTACGCGCCGACCCCGCGCGACTACCGGCGCGGCCGGTACGTCGAGCGGCTCGACCTGGAGAGGCTCGCGGCGGCCCTCGGCCCGGAACGGCGTCTGGTGCTCCGGCTCCACCCGTCCCTCGCCGACCATCCGGCGCGCGCCATGGTCCCGCGCGACCTGCAACGCCGCGGGCTCCTCGTGGACGCCACCGAGGAGCCGTCCGTCGAGGACCTGATGCTCGCCTCGGACGCGCTGGTCACCGACTATTCGGCGCTGATGTTCGACTACGTGCTGCTGGACCGCCCGGTGGTCGTGCACGCCGACGACTGGGCCGCCTACCGGGCGGTGCGGGGCGCCTACTTCGACGTCACCGCCGAGCCGCCCGGCCATGTGACGTACACGGTGGAGGAGCTGGCGGAGCTGTTCGCGACGGGCGCGTGGCGCGACGCGGAGTCGGCGCGGCGGCGCGCGGCGTTCCGGGACCGCTTCTGCGAGTACGAGGACGGGCGGGCCGCGGAACGGGTCGTGCGCCAGGTACTGCTCGGGGAGCCCGAGCCCGCCCGCGGCAGGGGGTCGTTCCTGGTGCCGGGGGCGCCGATGACGGTCACGCCGATGGCGGGGGCCTCGGGGGCGGACGTGGATTCGGCGGCTCTGGGGGGCACGGCGGGGGCGGATGCTTCCGGCGGTCGGTCGGCTTCCGGCGGGCAGACGGCTTCCGGCGAACGGACGGCTTCCCGCGGGCAGACGGCTTCCGGCGCGCCGGATCCGGACGGGACGGTCATGCCGGGCGCGCCGGCGGCGGACGGAACGGATGTGTCCGGTGCGCCGGGTGTGGACGGCGCCGGCGCCGCGCCGCTCGGTGACGCGGTCTCCGGGGCGGGCGACCGGTGA